In the Apteryx mantelli isolate bAptMan1 chromosome 1, bAptMan1.hap1, whole genome shotgun sequence genome, one interval contains:
- the LOC136991103 gene encoding thyroid hormone-inducible hepatic protein-like, with the protein MEQYFSATQKMEQEVMFPSLLRGVFPEPDEASPAADGRRDLYERYQLLKSIKPVVERGLGSVTEQSLPGASTHKAPDDAADADADLEERLSHHLNGLQQVLTHLTRDANALTRRYSQILEQINLSDGQPSW; encoded by the coding sequence ATGGAGCAGTACTTCTCAGCCACCCAGAAGATGGAGCAGGAGGTGATGTTTCCCAGCCTGCTCCGAGGCGTCTTCCCGGAGCCCGACGAGGCCTCCCCCGCTGCCGATGGCCGCAGGGACCTGTACGAGCGCTACCAGCTCCTGAAGTCCATCAAGCCTGTGGTGGAGAGAGGCCTGGGGTCCGTCACCGAGCAGAGCCTGCCCGGCGCCAGCACGCACAAAGCCCCAGACGATGCAGCAGACGCTGACGCTGACCTGGAGGAGCGCCTTTCCCACCACCTCAACGGCTTGCAGCAGGTGCTCACCCACCTCACCAGAGACGCCAACGCCCTCACGCGACGCTACAGCCAAATCCTTGAGCAGATCAACCTCAGCGATGGGCAGCCCAGCTGGTGA
- the NDUFC2 gene encoding NADH dehydrogenase [ubiquinone] 1 subunit C2 — translation MVFLPDEARSLPPPPLFNKGSAWLGLAGWGAALLDNGFNRRPVLRAGVHRQILFATVGWFVGYYLIKRTEYAHAKRDRELFEYVKQHPEDFKTKEKKRIGELLEDFCPIR, via the exons atggTGTTCCTGCCGGACGAGGCgcgctcgctgccgccgccgcccctcttcAACAAGGGCTCGGCGTGGCTGGGCCTGGCCGGCTGGGGGGCGGCTCTGCTGGACAACGGCTTCAACCGCCGGCCCGTCCTCCGAGCCG GTGTTCACCGCCAGATTCTGTTTGCGACTGTGGGCTGGTTTGTTGGGTATTATCTGATTAAGCGTACAGAATATGCACATGCTAAAAGGGACAGAGAATTGTTCGAGTATGTAAAGCAACATCCCGAAGACTTTAAGACGAAAG AAAAGAAGAGAATAGGAGAGCTTTTGGAGGATTTCTGTCCCATTCGCTGA
- the ALG8 gene encoding dolichyl pyrophosphate Glc1Man9GlcNAc2 alpha-1,3-glucosyltransferase isoform X1, whose amino-acid sequence MEKPTFILAALLLWNFGLLIVDHIHFQYNGFLFGLMLLSIARLCQKRYLEGALLFAVLLHFKHIYVYVAPAYGIYLLRSYCFTANNADGSVKWRSFSFLHVTLMGLTVCLVSALSLGPFVVLGQLPQVISRLFPFKRGLCHAYWAPNFWALYNAVDKALTVVGLKYNFLDPTKIPKASMTGGLVQEFQHTVLPSVTPLATLICTLVSILPSVFCLWFKPQGPRGFLQCVVLCALSSFMFGWHVHEKAILLAILPLSLLSVQRAKDAGIYLILTTTGHFSLFPLLFTLPELPIKILLMLLFTIYSFSSLKSLFRRERPLLNWLETIYLVQLVPLEIFCEIIFPLTPWKLTLPFVPLLLTSVYCALGITYAWLKLYVSVLTEPIPVRQKAE is encoded by the exons ATGGAAAAACCAACATTTATTCTCGCTGCTCTGCTTTTGTGGAATTTTGGGTTGTTAATTGTGGATC ATATTCACTTCCAATACAATGGCTTTCTGTTTGGGCTGATGCTTCTTTCCATTGCCCGACTATGTCAG aAAAGATATTTGGAGGGTGCTCTTCTTTTCGCTGTTCTTCTGCATTTCAAACACATCTATGTGTATGTGGCCCCAGCGTATGGCATTTATTTGTTGCGATCCTATTGTTTTACTGCAAATAATGCAG ATGGATCCGTGAAGTGGAGAAGTTTCAGCTTTCTTCATGTAACTCTCATGGGATTGACTGTCTGTCTTGTTTCTGCTCTTTCACTGGGCCCCTTTGTAGTATTG ggccAGCTGCCTCAAGTCATTTCACGGCTTTTTCCTTTCAAGCGAGGCCTCTGCCATGCTTATTGGGCCCCAAACTTCTGGGCTTTGTACAATGCCGTGGATAAAGCATTAACAGTTGTTG GTTTAAAGTATAACTTTCTTGACCCCACAAAAATTCCTAAAGCCTCAATGACAGGAGGGTTGGTTCAAGAATTTCAGCATACTGTCCTCCCTTCTGTGACTCCACTAGCAACATTAATCTGTACTTTAGTATCGATATTG CCCTCTGTTTTCTGTCTTTGGTTTAAACCTCAAGGGCCCAGAGGCTTTCTTCAGTGCGTCGTTCTTTGTGCATTGAGCTCCTTCATGTTTGGCTGGCACGTGCATGAAAAAGCGATACTTCTTGCTATTCTGCCTTTAAG CTTGTTGTCTGTTCAGAGAGCAAAGGATGCTGGCATCTACTTGATTCTGACAACCACAGggcatttttcactttttccatTGCTGTTCACATTGCCAG AACTTCCAATTAAAATACTACTTATGCTGCTCTTTACCATTTATAGCTTCTCTTCACTGAAATCTCTATTCAG GAGAGAGAGGCCTCTACTTAACTGGCTTGAAACTATCTACCTCGTTCAACTAGTGCCTTTGGAAATCTTCTGTGAAATTATATTTCCTCTGACCCCCTGGAAACTGACCTTGCCTTTTGTTCCTCTGTTGTTGACCTCTGTATACTGTGCTCTAGGTATCACCTATGCTTGGCTGAAACTATACGTCTCGGTCTTGACTGAACCCATTCCTGTTAGACAAAAGGCAGAGTAA
- the ALG8 gene encoding dolichyl pyrophosphate Glc1Man9GlcNAc2 alpha-1,3-glucosyltransferase isoform X2: MLVIQNLNYSSHATIFFQRFSVIFTDILFIYAVRECCRCVNGKRAGKDIMEKPTFILAALLLWNFGLLIVDHIHFQYNGFLFGLMLLSIARLCQKRYLEGALLFAVLLHFKHIYVYVAPAYGIYLLRSYCFTANNADGSVKWRSFSFLHVTLMGLTVCLVSALSLGPFVVLGQLPQVISRLFPFKRGLCHAYWAPNFWALYNAVDKALTVVGLKYNFLDPTKIPKASMTGGLVQEFQHTVLPSVTPLATLICTLVSILPSVFCLWFKPQGPRGFLQCVVLCALSSFMFGWHVHEKAILLAILPLSLLSVQRAKDAGIYLILTTTGHFSLFPLLFTLPELPIKILLMLLFTIYSFSSLKSLFRRERPLLNWLETIYLVQLVPLEIFCEIIFPLTPWKLTLPFVPLLLTSVYCALGITYAWLKLYVSVLTEPIPVRQKAE, encoded by the exons ATGTTGGTTATCCAAAATCTAAATTACTCCAGCCATGCAACCATCTTCTTCCAAAGATTTTCTGTCATCTTTACAGATATCCTTTTTATATATGCAGTTCGTGA ATGCTGCAGGTGTGTAAATGGGAAACGAGCTGGAAAGGATATTATGGAAAAACCAACATTTATTCTCGCTGCTCTGCTTTTGTGGAATTTTGGGTTGTTAATTGTGGATC ATATTCACTTCCAATACAATGGCTTTCTGTTTGGGCTGATGCTTCTTTCCATTGCCCGACTATGTCAG aAAAGATATTTGGAGGGTGCTCTTCTTTTCGCTGTTCTTCTGCATTTCAAACACATCTATGTGTATGTGGCCCCAGCGTATGGCATTTATTTGTTGCGATCCTATTGTTTTACTGCAAATAATGCAG ATGGATCCGTGAAGTGGAGAAGTTTCAGCTTTCTTCATGTAACTCTCATGGGATTGACTGTCTGTCTTGTTTCTGCTCTTTCACTGGGCCCCTTTGTAGTATTG ggccAGCTGCCTCAAGTCATTTCACGGCTTTTTCCTTTCAAGCGAGGCCTCTGCCATGCTTATTGGGCCCCAAACTTCTGGGCTTTGTACAATGCCGTGGATAAAGCATTAACAGTTGTTG GTTTAAAGTATAACTTTCTTGACCCCACAAAAATTCCTAAAGCCTCAATGACAGGAGGGTTGGTTCAAGAATTTCAGCATACTGTCCTCCCTTCTGTGACTCCACTAGCAACATTAATCTGTACTTTAGTATCGATATTG CCCTCTGTTTTCTGTCTTTGGTTTAAACCTCAAGGGCCCAGAGGCTTTCTTCAGTGCGTCGTTCTTTGTGCATTGAGCTCCTTCATGTTTGGCTGGCACGTGCATGAAAAAGCGATACTTCTTGCTATTCTGCCTTTAAG CTTGTTGTCTGTTCAGAGAGCAAAGGATGCTGGCATCTACTTGATTCTGACAACCACAGggcatttttcactttttccatTGCTGTTCACATTGCCAG AACTTCCAATTAAAATACTACTTATGCTGCTCTTTACCATTTATAGCTTCTCTTCACTGAAATCTCTATTCAG GAGAGAGAGGCCTCTACTTAACTGGCTTGAAACTATCTACCTCGTTCAACTAGTGCCTTTGGAAATCTTCTGTGAAATTATATTTCCTCTGACCCCCTGGAAACTGACCTTGCCTTTTGTTCCTCTGTTGTTGACCTCTGTATACTGTGCTCTAGGTATCACCTATGCTTGGCTGAAACTATACGTCTCGGTCTTGACTGAACCCATTCCTGTTAGACAAAAGGCAGAGTAA